The genomic segment CATGCgggggctgccaggggagggagggatggagggatggatggggagAGATGGGCACCATCCCCACCCTGTTGGGGCTGGATCCTGGCAGTGCCACAGAGGTGGGAGCAGCCTGGTGAGCCCCTCagggaggagggctgggggctgcccctctctcccctcggggctggggggcacccAGGGTGTGGGGGACGTTCTGAGCAGCCACTTGTGCCCCACAAAGCAAAGCCCCTCGGGTGCCCCTGTCCCTGGTGCATCCCCTGGGGTGCCCATGAGGAGACGGGCAGgtgcctcctccagctcccagcctgaccattcccagctggagaagggacaTCCAGGTGGGGGACGTGCCTGCAGGAATGGGGACAGAGGTGGGACCTGCAGCAACAACCCCCCGCGGTGCAcatggaaggagaaagaggaggaggaggaggaggaggaggaggaggaggaggcgggagaggggaggaggaggaggaggaggaagccaTGGGCTCCCTGGATCGTCCAGgccacatccaggctcttcCCTTCTAGCTGGGCCAGCTCCACTCCTTCTCCCACCTGAAAACTTGTGCCCAGAGGCAAAGCCAGGGCAAAGCCTGGgtaggatgggatgggaaggcaGGACCCACCCCCGGGCAGGCCCGGGGACATtgccctgctgcttccagcaccGGAGGGTGCAGGATCCACATGGACACCATGGAGGTGCCAGCCAGGACGTTCTCCCTGAACTGCTtgttcccagcctttccctgcttttcttttgcaggCTGAAGGGcctccctgcacaggacaagcCAGGTCCTGCTCTCCCATGGATTTCAACTTTGCAATCCAaagaaaacagaccaaaaagTGCCTTTTGCAGGAATCTCAACCCTTTCACCCCACCACTCCTACAGTGGCTTGGGTGGATTCAAACACATCACCTTGGGGCTGCTCCTCTTGATTTTAATGATCTTGGCCTCATTTTGccctttttgtcccttttttcctgctgacacCGCCTGAGAGCCTGGCCCTGGGTGGGTTATTATTGCTTGTGCAGGAGCATCCCCAGACTCCCGTGTTGGCAGACGCTGCATCTTAAACTGACAGATGGGAAACTCTCAAggcacagctgtgccctggTGGGTCTGTCCTTGCCAAGGGGCTGGAGGAGACACCCCGGCTTGGCACAACCTCCCCCGGAGCCCCCAGTCCCGCATCGCGCCGGAAGACTTTTCTCTTGgaaattcataaaaaaaaaaataaatcattggaccaaaaaccccaccaacacCAAGAAAAGAACCATAAACGACCACCAGGAAAGTTTTCTTAAgagtctcttaaaaaaaaaagggagaggggggaaaaaaccagaaagtgtttttttttcccaggccCAAATGCTGCTGATCTTTTGGCTCGAGAAATGCATAGTTGGTAGCAAAAATTCCGGCTACATTGggagcccctggagctgggatggccCCTGAGCTGAGGGCTCACTGAGGGCCCCGCAGGGCTGGGACACTGGGGTCATCCCTCCCCGACCCTGAGGTCCACccagttctgctcctgctggcctgTGGCACCTCTGGTGTGTCTCCAGCCACATCCCACCGCCAGCCCCGGGATTACAGCGGTGCTCCCACACCCCTCCCGGCCCCGTCCCGCCGCAGCCGCGCCCGGGGCTGGGCAGCAGACAAAGCTTCTCCTCCAGGAGAGCCTCAGATCATCTTCATGTTGAACTTCCTGGCCCCTCCCTGGCCCGTGGTGGTGGTGGGCCCGTCCACCTTGCGGAAGGAATACTCCACGGAGAAGTTGTTCTTGTGCTGCCCCCGGCCGCGGCTCCACACGAAGAGcaagaggaagcagaagagcACCACGCCCAGGAAGGTGATGCAGCCCATGGCTGTGGAGACCAGGATGGTCTTGAGGTCCAAGGTAAACTTCAAGAAGACCTGGGTGTCGTTGTAGAAGGTGTCGTTGAAGTCGCTGAGGTACAGGGTGCGGTTGGCGCGGTGGGCGCCGTCGACCGGGCGCCCCTTCACCGTCAGCGTGGCAAAGTAGGTGTCGTTGCCGCCGGCGTTGCTGGCGATGCAGATGTAGGTGCCGCTGTCCTGCACCTGGGCGAAGCGGATCTCCAGGGTGCCCCCGGGCAGCACCGTGGCCCTGCCCGTGCTGCGGGTGGTGATCATGCGGTGCTGGGGGGACACCCAGGCGATGGAGGGTTCGGGCTCCCCGTCTGCCCGGCACAGGAAGGACACGGACTGGCCCTCCCGCGCCGTCACGTGCTGCAGCTTCCGATCCCGGATCTTGGGCTTCTGGCAGGTGAAGTACTCGAAGAGCACCGAGTCCGGGAAGTCCCGCAGGGCGTTGCCCTGGATCTCGGGCGGGGAGGAGCACATGGGCTGCTGCCCGTCGAAGTTGAGCGTCTTGCGCCGCTGCAGGACCCAGAGGAGGCGGCAGTCGCAGGCCAGGGGGTTCCTATCCACCCGCAGCGTCTCCAGTGTGTTGACCGAGTGGAAGGTGCTCTCCTCCAGCGTGGACAGGAAGTTGCTGGAGAGGTTGAGCAGCCGGATCTGTCTCAGGCCAGAGAAAGCCTGCGGCTCTATGGACACCAGGAGGGCACCCACGatgtggagctcctggagccGGATGAGGTCCTTAAAGGAGCCCTTCAGCACAGTGCTAATGGGGTTGTAGGACAGGTTGAGGTACCGCAGGTACACCAGGTTCCTCAAGGCGGCGGCGGGCACGGCCGTGATGTTGGTGTAGGTGATGGAGAGCGAGGTGAGGTTCAGGCCCTGGAAGCTGGTGGGGGAGACCTCTTCCAGCAGTGGCCAGTTGTCaatctccagctgcaggaggttGTAGAGCTTCTTGAAGTTCTGGTCCTCCAGCGCAGAGATGCTGAGGTGGCGGAGCCGCAGCACCTCCAGGTTCTGGAGGTAGGAGAGCGACTCGGCCGAGATGGAGGTCAGGTTGCACTTCTCGATGGtcagctgctccaggcccaGTAGCCCCGAGAAGGCGCGCTGGGAGATGTACACCAGGTCGTTGTCACCCACCTCCAGGCTCTTCAGGTTCCGCAGGTCCTGGAACATGTAGTCCAGCAGGATGACGAGCTTGTTCTCGCTGATGTCCAGGAGGGTGAGGTTGGTCAGCTTGGTGAAGACCCCAGGGGGGATGAGCTTGAGCTGGTTCCCCCGCAGCCGCAGGGTCTGCAGGTTGAACAGGTTGCTGAAGGCTCCGGGCTCCACATTGGAGATGATGTTCTCGCTGAaatccagctcctccagcagcgGGTACGGGGACAGGTCCCCGGGGTTGAGGCAGCGGATGCGGTTCTTGTTGAGCTCCAGGATCCTGGTCTCGGTGGGGATGCCCTCGGGGATGGAGGTGAGGCGCTTGCGGTGGCACACCACGGATTTGAGGTGCGGGGCGCACTCGCAGCGGGCGGGGCAGGATCCCACCCACGGGGGGCTCAGCAGGACCAcgtgcagggccaggactgGGAGCCAACATGTCATTGTGTGGAGCATCTCTAGGGGCTCACTACCATCCGCCCGTGAGCCTGCCAGGGGAGACACGTGGAGTCAGTGCAGACTAACAGAGTCCTACGGTCCCAGGTCCCCCACGTGGTCCTCAAACCATGGCCTGTGGGCTGATAAGGTCCCAATTCCCCCAGGAAACCCTCCAGATCCTTTTCTCAGCACCCAGTGTGTGACCTGGTGATCATGCCCTGTGCAAACCTGGGGTAAATGAGCCTCACTGTGCGCACCCCGTCAGGAGAACAGGGAAACGGAGTCAGGGGAGAGGTTTGCCAGaggagccacagcagcagacccacagctcagcctctgccCCTGGCTCGCCCTGCTCTGTTCCCCTGATGGGGCACACACGGGCACAGGGGACTGTGAGCACCCCGGGATGATGGGGGCACAGACCCCCggggcagtgcaggagcaaAGAGCACCCCGGGACAGCACAGACCCCCCCGGGCAGTGCAGGAGCAAAGAGATGCTGGCAGAGGCCTTGCAAGCTCGTGACATGGGTGGGATGCCCCGTCCCCTCCgttccctgccaggctgggccCTCCTCTCATCCAGCGGCACAAATCCAagcccctctctccctcctaaGCCCAGCACCAGCCACCTTCGGACGGGCCTTTTTGGAAGCCCCAAATCCCGGCCCTGGGCTCGGCGCGGTCCCGCAGGACTGGGGACGTTTGGTGTCGCACGTAGGGACTGGCCCTTGTCCCCACACCCCTTTCCCCCTCGGGGGGCGGGATTAAGGCGGCCGTGGGCACAATCTTTGCCGCCGAGGGATTAACGCCGCTgtgcccccgctgcccccctTTCCAGGGATTAGCACTTGGCCGCcgctttcccttttctttgcttcccctttcccaccccgtgtcccctcccGTGCCCCAAATCTGCTGGGCTGCCTGGAAAGGCATCTCCCAGCGCCGCCTCTCCTTAATGAAACACGGTCATTAACCTAATTAAGTGGCAGAGTTGCTCGGTCAGGGCGCCGTAGGGCGTTTTTGGGTCTGACAAGGGAACATTGGGGTACCTCCAGCCACCCCCGTAGAGGTGCAGTGAGTGGGGCATTGACTTCCCCCCAGTAAGGGGGCCTTTGTCCCATCATTCCCATAGCACTGGGACAAAGTGGTGTGCAGCCTCCCggggcagccaggctggatCCAGCCCTTCAGGGAAGCCCAAACTGTGGCTCTGGGGAGCACTAGACCAAGCCCAAGCCTCCCTCACACACTCCCTTCTGTCCCTCTGGGCACATCAGGGCTCCCAAATGTGTCCATCACTCAGCAGGACGTGACATCTGTGGCTGCTCAAGGCCATGGTGGTGTGGCTGCATGTTCAAATCCATCTCAGTGCCTCTGCATGTCCTCATTGCCCAAAAGCATTGCCCAAGGCACTTGGGAACAGCCTTGGGGAGCTGAGGAGGATTACTGATCTCTCTGTGCTCGCAGAGGAAGGATGCAATCTCCATGGATGATTTTCTGCCCTGATCCCATTACCCAAGCAAAGCAATTTCTGGCAATAAACCCATTCCCTGGTGCAATTTTGGAACCTGGGAGATTATCTTTTATGGACATGGGGGGCTGAGGGAcaagtggtggccttggcagtgctggggtaacagttggactcgatgatctcagagggaTCTCCCACCCTCAAcgattctattctatgattctatgacacttttttttttggtacacGTCTTAATTTTGCCAcacttccctttttcttccaaCGAACTCAAACCAACAGGGAAGTGTCACCGTTTCACACAACCACAGGGAGGGGATTTAACAGCACTGGCTTCCCTtgctggggacagtggggtggGACTGGAGACCCCCCCGCTGCCCcgcccctccttcccctctccccagcactgctcagatTCACTCCTTGCACCCAACCCCCCCATCCAACTGGGGTCCCCAAATGCCCCCTGGGGATGTGGCTGGAGCTGCTTGGCAACCTCTGCCTTCCAGTGCCAGGAGCCACTTTGTGCTGGCTGGTGGCCCCGGGAACCTGAGCTGGCTCTGGGGtgaggtggcagcagctcctctgggtcCTCCTGGTTCTcaaggctctgctcctgctctgtcaCCGACGGGCAGGATGTGACCAAGCACGACCAGCAAACCCACAGGGAAAACCCTCCCCAGTTTATTGGGACACTTCTTTgttctatttaaataaataaacgtGCCCGGGTGcctctgccaggctgagggTCTCCCCCACTGTGCCTCCCATCACTCCCTGCCGGGGGCTGGGGGTTtctgcccttcccctccctgcccgaGGCAGCcgagcacagcccagctctgcctcgTGTTCATTATGAATGAGCCCCGGGTAACACGACTCCACTTTTGGTTACTACTGCGGCCACCCGAGCCTCTAAGCAAAGGtatggacctgctggagctgtTTTCCCTGGCAGATGGGCAGCGGGAGCCACAGCCCCGGgctcacctccctgctccacagccaCCCTGGCAACCCCTGTCCCATGTCTGGTCCAGGCACCCCCACGGCAGGGGCAGGAATCCTGGCTGCTGGAGTTATCTGCCCTCTGTTTGGGTGGTTTTACCTGTTCCTGCTGGGTTTGGATGGACAGTCACTGCCCGGTTATCCATAAAACAGTGGGAAGCTCTAACATTTTGCTGACAGCTGTGGAGGTGGGCGATGGCTCTCGCAGTTTTACCTGGGAGGAGGAACAggcctcctccagcccaggaggaggaacaggaacATTTGTTGTTGCTGGTGCTGGCTGCCCTGGCACCCGTGGGTGCTCTGGTGaagctgggcacagccccaacaCCCTCAGCAAACCCCACAGAGGGGATTAACAGGTACTGGGTGAGCCCCTCCTGGCAAATCCAGGGCCATACGAGCTCAGGAGTCAAGGTTGGCTCTGTCTCTGCAGGTCTCTGCCAGCCCAGGAcaccctgcaggagctgccccagcagcagagacTCCAGTCCCCTGCAGTGACCCCTGGGCCCCCGGTCCAAGCCGGGTTGTTTATTAATAGCTCGTTACTGCGATAGTCCCGGGCTCGCCTGCTCCCGGGGGGCCAGGCCAATTAAGCCTCCAATGCAAAGCCTAGATAGAGGCTCTTCTCctcatttaatttgtttttaaaaataacacacgCCTGCTGCAcgcagggctggggcacagagccagcagagcctggggctgaggggctgtgaTGGCAGGAACCAGAGCAGAGACACTTCGGCCACTTGTGAGCACCTGGAAGAGCccattcctccctccctgcctccctccctccctcgctGCCTCCTTCCCCACCAGGATGTGTGGCCACAGAGCCCATTCTGTCCCAGCAGTGTGGAGGAACTGGTTCTTggatgatcacagaatcatagaatggtttgggttggtaaATGCCATTCCGTGGGAACTGattcccatcccaccccacccctggaagtgtccaaggccaggttggacggggcttggagcaccctgggataggggaaggtgtccctgcccatggcagagggtggaactggatgggctttaaggtcccttccaaccttattCTGATTATgctgggattccatgattccttcAGGTGGGATTTCGCTCCTCTCCCCACCTgttcccagagcagaggaggcagcacagTCCCTTCCACCTCCTTCAGAcggctcctgctctgctggtaCGTGCTCAGCACCATCAGCTCCTCCAAGAGCAGTTGCTCCCCCGCTGCCgtttctccctttttctgaACGAAGGCCACAAAATCAGCCCAGGGTGACATTTCCAGATTCCCCTGCTCGGACATCTCCTGAGCACAAACACCTCAGGCAAAGCAATGCCTTGTTTTATTCCTCCAGCAGGAGCAAATGGTCCTGCTGAgaccttctccttcccaaatcccaccagTGCTGCTCTAGGCCTGGGGTACCCCCTTCCTGGGGTGGGGGCAGGCAGAGGCACCCAGAGGAGGTTCTGGGCTCAGTTTATGGGATGCTGCTGCATCTTTCCAGGCATGGGGACCCTGGGGAAGATGAAGATCCCCAAgtagggagggagaaaatggggCAGCAAGTGCCCCGGGATGGGACTCAAAAGCCCAATGGGGGGGATGATCCCAGCCCTGACACACAGGTGCCAGTGCCAACGATTCATGCCAGTGCCAGCATGTCCCAAATTTGGCACGAGACAGGAAAGGGCTCCTACAAACACCAACAGCAGCCAAGTGCTGCTGGAAACACCCTGGGCACTGCCGGcagccagccctgtccctgtgccaccctcgctccctggctgctgtccccagcccacACCTGGCTCCCAGCCAGGGGAGCCAGTGCCAAccctggcctggctgtgccagccccctCACAGACACTGccagccccggggagggggtTTGGGCTGGGCCTGGGGGGGGATGGAGCATCCAGAAATGCCTGTGGAAGCAGCTCGGTGCTTCCCCAGCTCATTTACAGCTGCCAGGACTGGGGGAGAGTTCTGGACTCACCCTCAACATGAGATCCCTCTGCTCCCAACCCCAGGGTGTGACCTAAACAAGATCTGGATTATCAGGAATAGGAgtaggaataggaataggagtaggaataggaataggaataggaata from the Chiroxiphia lanceolata isolate bChiLan1 chromosome 27, bChiLan1.pri, whole genome shotgun sequence genome contains:
- the LINGO3 gene encoding leucine-rich repeat and immunoglobulin-like domain-containing nogo receptor-interacting protein 3 isoform X2 → MLHTMTCWLPVLALHVVLLSPPWVGSCPARCECAPHLKSVVCHRKRLTSIPEGIPTETRILELNKNRIRCLNPGDLSPYPLLEELDFSENIISNVEPGAFSNLFNLQTLRLRGNQLKLIPPGVFTKLTNLTLLDISENKLVILLDYMFQDLRNLKSLEVGDNDLVYISQRAFSGLLGLEQLTIEKCNLTSISAESLSYLQNLEVLRLRHLSISALEDQNFKKLYNLLQLEIDNWPLLEEVSPTSFQGLNLTSLSITYTNITAVPAAALRNLVYLRYLNLSYNPISTVLKGSFKDLIRLQELHIVGALLVSIEPQAFSGLRQIRLLNLSSNFLSTLEESTFHSVNTLETLRVDRNPLACDCRLLWVLQRRKTLNFDGQQPMCSSPPEIQGNALRDFPDSVLFEYFTCQKPKIRDRKLQHVTAREGQSVSFLCRADGEPEPSIAWVSPQHRMITTRSTGRATVLPGGTLEIRFAQVQDSGTYICIASNAGGNDTYFATLTVKGRPVDGAHRANRTLYLSDFNDTFYNDTQVFLKFTLDLKTILVSTAMGCITFLGVVLFCFLLLFVWSRGRGQHKNNFSVEYSFRKVDGPTTTTGQGGARKFNMKMI
- the LINGO3 gene encoding leucine-rich repeat and immunoglobulin-like domain-containing nogo receptor-interacting protein 3 isoform X1 is translated as MGHGSRADGSEPLEMLHTMTCWLPVLALHVVLLSPPWVGSCPARCECAPHLKSVVCHRKRLTSIPEGIPTETRILELNKNRIRCLNPGDLSPYPLLEELDFSENIISNVEPGAFSNLFNLQTLRLRGNQLKLIPPGVFTKLTNLTLLDISENKLVILLDYMFQDLRNLKSLEVGDNDLVYISQRAFSGLLGLEQLTIEKCNLTSISAESLSYLQNLEVLRLRHLSISALEDQNFKKLYNLLQLEIDNWPLLEEVSPTSFQGLNLTSLSITYTNITAVPAAALRNLVYLRYLNLSYNPISTVLKGSFKDLIRLQELHIVGALLVSIEPQAFSGLRQIRLLNLSSNFLSTLEESTFHSVNTLETLRVDRNPLACDCRLLWVLQRRKTLNFDGQQPMCSSPPEIQGNALRDFPDSVLFEYFTCQKPKIRDRKLQHVTAREGQSVSFLCRADGEPEPSIAWVSPQHRMITTRSTGRATVLPGGTLEIRFAQVQDSGTYICIASNAGGNDTYFATLTVKGRPVDGAHRANRTLYLSDFNDTFYNDTQVFLKFTLDLKTILVSTAMGCITFLGVVLFCFLLLFVWSRGRGQHKNNFSVEYSFRKVDGPTTTTGQGGARKFNMKMI